From the genome of Anopheles moucheti chromosome 3, idAnoMoucSN_F20_07, whole genome shotgun sequence, one region includes:
- the LOC128302235 gene encoding uncharacterized protein LOC128302235, with protein sequence MWLPVVMDLRLPILCLLIVAEISVGLRNVRVTVPTAVRRGDSAHLFCDYELEDKERLYSIKWYKGKREFYRYTPQEKPSMKVFTAVDVERSLSNESNVVIKALETNVSGKYSCEVSADAPSFHTMIVSGDMEVIEPPPEKPSITGLQGRYRPGDILRGNCTSINSKPPANLTWTINDVPIIPQYYKQYRPIKDTHTGLETSILGINILVAHGHFVKGKLKLKCQATIHQIYDESSEWYVEEDRPRILATGSSSGHNLNQIYQQSVYDGELTDQSDMYLTVNGYKADKSPTSSSSATKQVGAYVKVGWIAFYICTICTVLLYSLRIGIS encoded by the exons aaaTATCCGTAGGCTTGCGAAATGTCCGTGTCACAGTACCTACGGCGGTGCGAAGGGGCGACTCGGCACATCTGTTCTGTGACTACGAGCTTGAGGACAAGGAACGGCTGTATTCGATCAAATGGTACAAGGGCAAGCGTGAGTTCTATCGGTACACGCCACAGGAGAAACCATCAATGAAAGTATTCACTGCTGTAGACGTGGAG CGATCGTTATCGAACGAGAGTAACGTTGTTATCAAAGCACTCGAAACGAACGTTTCGGGAAAGTATAGCTGTGAGGTGTCGGCTGATGCTCCGTCCTTTCACACAATGATAGTATCTGGCGATATGGAAGTCATAG AACCACCGCCGGAAAAACCATCAATAACGGGGCTGCAGGGCCGGTACCGGCCGGGTGACATCCTGCGGGGCAACTGCACCTCGATTAATTCTAAACCGCCTGCAAATCTGACGTGGACGATTAATGACGTACCG ATAATCCCCCAATACTACAAACAGTATCGACCCATCAAGGATACGCACACTGGGCTGGAAACATCCATTTTGGGCATTAACATTCTGGTTGCCCATGGGCACTTTGTTAAAGGAAAACTCAAG CTGAAATGCCAAGCGACAATACATCAGATCTATGACGAGAGTAGCGAATGGTACGTGGAAGAGGATCGACCACGGATACTGGCGACGGGTTCGTCCAGCGGACACAATCTTAATCAAATCTATCAACAGTCGGTGTACGATGGGGAGCTAACGGATCAGAGCGATATGTACCTAACCGTCAATGGATATAAAG cgGATAAATCACCAACGTCCTCATCTTCCGCCACCAAACAGGTCGGCGCATACGTGAAGGTGGGTTGGATTGCGTTCTACATCTGCACCATCTGCACCGTACTGCTCTACTCGCTGCGAATCGGCATCTCCTGA